The following coding sequences lie in one Streptomyces xiamenensis genomic window:
- a CDS encoding monodechloroaminopyrrolnitrin synthase PrnB family protein, translated as MPTRSTATTPDLDLGNPIRVATIRDLDPLDADRACFDLRRQNETADVRALTAALRTLLPDADALAGYSVEESVAAMRDLGLFLGSVKRHGPEPLDLVPEALPVLRELGRRTDMVPRDTVHHYCTWNPLGTRQRMYTGDVQEAYLQESVRMVFPHLRDGLELAAVLGDTDLADPKFALLTDELSRHTESTVTAIDMVVANVGPEFFARVLRPYFEEIDVGDRVLLGPAAAQVPLWLIDLAIWAADHSEPGYQEFLRESIPYSLRRWRDLYGRWIRTPSVVGRLVEAFGEDPGEAERRAPALRASTEALARLLRVLVVFRGRHLGIARKAYDADLRLYPVGSGGASVDLLRQIIDLTRAAAQLTQPGTGAAPHGQRRAAV; from the coding sequence TGGACCTCGGCAACCCCATACGCGTGGCCACCATCCGTGACCTCGATCCGCTGGACGCCGACCGGGCCTGCTTCGACCTGCGCCGGCAGAACGAGACCGCCGACGTGCGCGCTCTCACCGCGGCCCTGCGCACACTGCTGCCCGACGCGGACGCGCTCGCCGGCTACTCGGTGGAGGAATCCGTCGCCGCGATGCGCGATCTGGGCCTGTTCCTCGGCTCCGTCAAGCGGCACGGTCCCGAACCCCTGGACCTGGTTCCCGAAGCACTGCCCGTCCTGCGCGAACTGGGCCGCCGCACCGACATGGTGCCCCGCGACACCGTGCACCACTACTGCACCTGGAACCCGTTGGGCACCCGGCAGCGCATGTACACCGGGGACGTCCAGGAGGCGTACCTCCAGGAGTCGGTGCGGATGGTCTTCCCGCATCTGCGCGACGGTCTCGAACTCGCCGCAGTGCTCGGCGACACCGACCTGGCGGACCCCAAGTTCGCGCTGCTGACCGACGAACTGTCCCGGCACACCGAGTCGACCGTCACCGCCATCGACATGGTGGTCGCCAACGTCGGCCCCGAGTTCTTCGCCCGCGTGCTGCGGCCGTACTTCGAGGAGATCGACGTCGGTGACCGGGTCCTGCTCGGCCCGGCCGCCGCCCAGGTCCCGCTGTGGCTGATCGACCTGGCGATCTGGGCCGCCGACCACAGCGAACCGGGCTACCAGGAGTTCCTGCGCGAATCCATCCCCTACAGCCTGCGCCGCTGGCGCGACCTGTACGGACGCTGGATCCGCACCCCGTCCGTGGTGGGCCGGCTGGTGGAGGCGTTCGGCGAGGACCCGGGTGAGGCGGAGCGGCGCGCCCCCGCGCTGCGCGCGAGCACCGAGGCGCTGGCCCGTCTGCTGCGTGTCCTGGTGGTCTTCCGGGGCCGCCACCTGGGCATCGCGCGCAAGGCGTACGACGCCGACCTGCGGCTGTACCCGGTGGGCAGCGGCGGTGCCAGCGTCGACCTGCTGCGGCAGATCATCGATCTCACCCGGGCAGCCGCACAGTTGACGCAGCCGGGGACCGGTGCGGCGCCGCACGGGCAGCGGAGGGCGGCGGTGTGA
- the trpC gene encoding indole-3-glycerol phosphate synthase TrpC, whose amino-acid sequence MSVLADIITGVRADLEGRKAAVPESELRERAAAYGGGPAAGAATAARLRRLEPGGLRVIAEVKRASPSKGPLAEIADPAALAASYAAGGAAAISVLTEGRRFGGSLADLAAVRERVHVPVLRKDFIVDPYQVWEARAHGADLLLLIVAALDQRQLTGLSALATELGMCPLVEVHDEEEAGRALEAGAEVIGVNARDLRTLRVDPDTFGRVAPLIPETVVRIAESGVRGPADAARYAAQGADAVLVGESLVTGGDPATAVAALTAPTALR is encoded by the coding sequence ATGAGCGTGCTGGCGGACATCATCACCGGGGTGCGGGCGGACCTGGAAGGGCGCAAGGCCGCCGTGCCCGAGAGCGAACTGCGGGAGCGGGCGGCGGCGTACGGGGGCGGTCCTGCGGCCGGTGCCGCGACCGCCGCGCGGCTGCGGCGCCTGGAGCCCGGCGGGCTGCGGGTGATCGCCGAGGTGAAGCGGGCGAGCCCGTCCAAGGGGCCGCTGGCGGAGATCGCCGACCCGGCCGCGCTCGCCGCCTCCTACGCGGCGGGTGGCGCGGCGGCGATCAGCGTGCTGACGGAGGGCCGCCGCTTCGGGGGCTCGCTGGCGGACCTGGCGGCGGTGCGGGAACGGGTGCACGTGCCCGTCCTGCGCAAGGACTTCATCGTCGACCCTTACCAGGTGTGGGAGGCGCGGGCGCACGGCGCGGACCTGCTGCTGCTGATCGTGGCGGCGCTCGACCAGCGGCAGCTGACCGGGCTGAGCGCGCTGGCCACGGAGTTGGGGATGTGCCCGCTGGTGGAGGTGCACGACGAGGAGGAGGCAGGGCGCGCGCTGGAGGCGGGCGCGGAGGTGATCGGCGTCAACGCCCGTGATCTGCGCACCCTGCGCGTGGACCCGGACACGTTCGGGCGGGTCGCGCCGCTGATCCCGGAGACGGTCGTGCGGATCGCCGAGTCCGGCGTCCGGGGCCCGGCGGACGCCGCCCGGTACGCGGCGCAGGGCGCGGACGCGGTCCTGGTCGGCGAGTCCCTGGTCACCGGCGGGGATCCGGCCACGGCGGTCGCGGCCCTGACGGCACCCACCGCCCTGCGATGA
- a CDS encoding DsbA family oxidoreductase: MRIDVWSDVSCPWCYISKRTFERALASFGRPGTEVVAHPYQIDGEHPAEPMPMLEWLGGKYGADRARAMSEEVTAAGRGHGITFRNERGFAANTLDAHRLLWWAGRVYGRGAQSHLEELVFAAYFTEAADISRPGVLAGRAAAAGMDEGAARAFLGSREGIEEVRNAVRSARDLGIRAVPVYRFDGGERFEGAQTDPRVFEAALSRESEESTA, encoded by the coding sequence GTGAGAATCGATGTCTGGTCCGATGTGTCGTGCCCGTGGTGCTACATCAGCAAGCGGACCTTCGAACGCGCCCTCGCCTCCTTCGGGCGGCCCGGCACCGAAGTGGTGGCGCACCCCTACCAGATCGACGGCGAACATCCGGCCGAGCCGATGCCGATGCTGGAGTGGCTCGGCGGCAAGTACGGGGCGGACCGGGCGCGCGCGATGAGCGAGGAGGTCACGGCGGCCGGCCGCGGCCACGGCATCACCTTCCGCAACGAGCGGGGGTTCGCCGCCAACACCCTCGACGCCCACCGTCTGCTGTGGTGGGCGGGGCGGGTGTACGGCCGCGGGGCGCAGAGCCATCTGGAGGAGCTGGTGTTCGCCGCGTACTTCACGGAGGCCGCCGACATCTCGCGGCCCGGGGTGCTGGCCGGCCGCGCGGCGGCGGCCGGGATGGACGAAGGCGCCGCCCGGGCCTTCCTCGGCTCGCGGGAGGGGATCGAAGAGGTCAGGAACGCGGTCCGTTCGGCCCGTGATCTGGGGATTCGGGCCGTACCCGTGTACCGCTTCGACGGAGGGGAACGGTTCGAAGGTGCTCAGACCGATCCGCGGGTTTTCGAAGCGGCGCTGAGCCGGGAGAGTGAGGAGAGCACCGCATGA
- a CDS encoding flavin-dependent oxidoreductase, whose protein sequence is MSVLVAGAGIGGLATALSLHAAGIGGVRLLEAVPEIRPLGVGLNILPNAVRELDGLGLLERLSAVSVPTGALGYYNRHGQLIWREPRGRAAGHHWPQLSIHRGALQSVLADAVRERLGEGAIVTGARVEHVEEPPNGGRVFVHASGTRYEADALIGADGIRSAVRAALVPGEGPPPWSGLIVWRGTTWAPPFLDGQTMIIAGDDRRRAVVYPMSGGTGTGPVLMNWAVARAAGPGEEFAPADWNRAVPPREFLGDFADLAFDWLDVPALIRTADEAYIYPMVDRDPLPRWTRGPVTLLGDAAHAMYPMGSNGATQAVIDARALARHLACGPDVRAALAGYEAERLPAVTRIQRSTRRRGPEIVIDLAHQRAPGGFRAVHDIFPGSELQDISQEFARIGGFDPATVNEGVSR, encoded by the coding sequence GTGAGCGTGCTCGTCGCGGGGGCCGGCATCGGCGGTCTGGCCACGGCCCTCAGTCTGCACGCCGCCGGCATCGGCGGGGTGCGCCTGCTGGAGGCCGTGCCCGAGATCCGGCCGCTGGGCGTCGGCCTGAACATCCTGCCCAACGCCGTCCGTGAGCTGGACGGCCTCGGCCTGCTGGAGCGGCTGTCGGCCGTCTCGGTGCCCACCGGCGCACTCGGCTACTACAACCGCCACGGCCAGCTGATCTGGCGCGAACCACGCGGACGGGCCGCCGGACACCACTGGCCGCAACTGTCCATCCACCGCGGGGCGCTCCAGTCGGTGCTGGCGGACGCGGTGCGCGAGCGGCTCGGGGAAGGAGCGATCGTCACCGGGGCGCGGGTGGAACACGTCGAGGAACCGCCGAACGGTGGCCGGGTCTTCGTCCACGCGAGCGGTACCCGGTACGAGGCGGACGCGCTGATCGGTGCGGACGGGATCCGGTCCGCCGTACGGGCCGCCCTGGTCCCGGGAGAGGGACCGCCGCCGTGGAGCGGCCTCATCGTGTGGCGCGGCACCACCTGGGCGCCGCCGTTCCTCGACGGGCAGACCATGATCATCGCGGGGGACGACCGGCGGCGCGCGGTGGTCTACCCGATGTCCGGCGGCACCGGGACCGGCCCGGTGCTGATGAACTGGGCGGTTGCCCGGGCGGCGGGACCCGGCGAGGAGTTCGCGCCGGCCGACTGGAACCGTGCGGTGCCGCCCAGGGAGTTCCTGGGTGACTTCGCCGACCTGGCCTTCGACTGGCTGGACGTGCCCGCGCTGATCCGCACCGCGGACGAGGCGTACATCTACCCGATGGTGGACCGGGATCCGCTGCCCCGCTGGACCCGCGGGCCCGTCACGCTGCTCGGGGACGCCGCGCACGCCATGTACCCGATGGGCTCCAACGGCGCCACCCAGGCCGTCATCGACGCCCGAGCGCTGGCCCGGCACCTGGCCTGTGGTCCGGACGTACGGGCGGCGCTCGCCGGCTACGAGGCGGAACGGCTGCCCGCCGTCACCCGTATCCAGCGCAGCACCCGGCGTCGTGGCCCCGAGATCGTCATCGACCTGGCGCACCAGCGGGCGCCCGGCGGCTTCCGCGCGGTGCACGACATCTTCCCGGGCTCCGAACTACAGGACATATCGCAGGAGTTCGCACGGATCGGCGGCTTCGACCCGGCCACCGTCAACGAAGGGGTGTCCCGGTGA